In Nicotiana tabacum cultivar K326 chromosome 19, ASM71507v2, whole genome shotgun sequence, one DNA window encodes the following:
- the LOC107816089 gene encoding mitogen-activated protein kinase kinase kinase 17-like, with protein sequence MAEFCKCSCPQPTKWMKGKVIGSGSFGSIHLAMDKATGGLFVVKSADSEAGLKCLENEVKILENLDSPHIVKFIGKDFSFEANGKRKLSLFIEYMTGGSLADVADKFGGSLDEEVISLYSKGILKGLKYLHENGIVHCDLKCKNILLGTSGEIKLADFGCAKRIKDNKVNGSRKSLSKSIGGTPLWMAPEILRNEELDFAADIWSLGCTIIEMATGKPPWGGDICTNPLAAVLKIACSNEMPQFPAHFSDDGLDFLAKCLERDTKKRWRVEQLLDHPFVSKKSKVKNLEKIDASTPASVLDARFFSEMDFLDESSDEDDSMSGNPFSMRCDSEFWISRRGGKNDLESSESWFTVRN encoded by the coding sequence ATGGCTGAATTTTGCAAATGTTCATGTCCTCAACCTACTAAGTGGATGAAGGGAAAAGTGATAGGATCAGGATCATTTGGGAGTATTCATTTGGCTATGGACAAAGCGACCGGGGGACTTTTCGTTGTAAAATCTGCAGATTCTGAGGCTGGACTAAAGTGTCTTGAGAATGAAGTTAAGATTCTTGAGAATTTGGATTCACCTCATATTGTCAAATTCATAGGTAAAGATTTCTCTTTTGAAGCAAATGGTAAGAGAAAGTTGAGTCTTTTTATAGAGTATATGACAGGGGGAAGTTTAGCTGATGTGGCTGACAAATTTGGAGGGtcattagatgaagaagttataagTTTGTATAGCAAAGGAATTCTTAAGGGTCTAAAATATCTTCATGAAAATGGGATTGTGCATTGTGATTTGAAGTGCAAGAACATACTATTAGGAACTAGTGGAGAAATCAAATTGGCTGATTTTGGATGTGCAAAGagaataaaagataataaagtaAATGGTAGTCGTAAATCTTTGTCTAAATCTATTGGTGGCACTCCTTTGTGGATGGCACCAGAAATTTTGAGAAATGAAGAGTTAGATTTTGCTGCTGATATTTGGTCTTTAGGTTGTACAATTATCGAAATGGCGACGGGGAAGCCCCCCTGGGGAGGGGATATATGTACAAATCCTTTGGCTGCAGTTTTGAAGATTGCTTGTAGTAATGAAATGCCACAGTTTCCAGCACATTTTTCTGATGATGGTTTGGATTTCTTGGCTAAATGTTTGGAGAGGGACACTAAAAAGAGGTGGAGAGTTGAACAATTGCTTGATCATCCATTTGTATCAAAGAAGTCAAAAGTCAAGAATTTAGAAAAGATAGATGCTAGTACACCTGCTAGTGTTTTAGATGCTAGATTTTTCTCTGAGATGGATTTCTTAGATGAATCAAGTGATGAAGATGATTCTATGAGTGGAAATCCATTCTCAATGAGATGCGATAGCGAGTTTTGGATCTCGAGAAGAGGAGGAAAAAATGACTTGGAATCATCAGAAAGTTGGTTCACTGTGAGAAACTAG